A window of Myxococcus fulvus genomic DNA:
CCACGTCCCCGGAGCCCTCCAGCCGCACGTCCAGGTGGACGGCCCCGAGCGCCCGGGCCTCCAGGTCGCCGCTGCCCGACAGGCGGGTGTCCAGCCGCTCGGCCCGGCCCGCGAGCCGCGTCTTCCCGGAGCCGTCGCTCGTCACCCGCACGGTGTCGGCGGCGCCCGACCAGGACAGGTCCCCGGAGCCGGACAGGTGCAGCGCCACCGACTGGGCGACCCCCGACTCCGGCATGCACACCTTCAGCTCCCCGGAGCCCTCCAGGTGCGCCTCCAGCACGCGGGCCGCGCCGCAGTAGCTGAGCCGCCCGGAGCCCTGGGCGCGAAGGCGCACGTGCTCGGACTGCTGGCCCCCGAAGCCGTCCACCCGCACCTGGCCGGAGCCGGAGAGCGAGGCGCCGGTGAGGCGCGGCAGGGTGACGTCCACGTGCGCGGGGCCCTGGGGGTCCAGGTTTCCGTCCGTCTCGATGCGCAGCGTCCCGTCGGACTGCACGAAGGCGCGCACGTTGTCCTGGAGGTTGGAGTCCAGCGTCACCTCCACGGACGCGGTGGCGCCCTCGCGCACGCGCACGTCCAGGTGGCCCTCGTACGCCACGGCCTCGAAGCCCTGTGCGCTCCGGGCCTCCGTCACGGTGTCGCCGTTGCCGCGCTCGTAGACGTCACACCCCGTCACCCAGCCCGCCGTGAGCAGCACCACCGCCGCGCGCATCCACATGTCCATGTCTCCCCCGGGCCTGGTGCCCGCGTCCGGGACCTGGAACACCGGCCGCGCGGGAAACTGTCACCGGGCGGGCGTGGGGGCCGATGGCAGCCGCGC
This region includes:
- a CDS encoding head GIN domain-containing protein — encoded protein: MDMWMRAAVVLLTAGWVTGCDVYERGNGDTVTEARSAQGFEAVAYEGHLDVRVREGATASVEVTLDSNLQDNVRAFVQSDGTLRIETDGNLDPQGPAHVDVTLPRLTGASLSGSGQVRVDGFGGQQSEHVRLRAQGSGRLSYCGAARVLEAHLEGSGELKVCMPESGVAQSVALHLSGSGDLSWSGAADTVRVTSDGSGKTRLAGRAERLDTRLSGSGDLEARALGAVHLDVRLEGSGDVAASVEGGSVKVSLEGSGDVELWGSASLRDIDVDGSGRVTWH